The sequence CTTCGGTCCATTCCTTCCATAGGTTCTCCACAACTAGGATCAGGAATCAATTCTCCTAATGTACTGCGATCTTCTTCTCCTCTTGCATGTGCATCTAATGATGCACATGGTGCACTTTGAGCTACTAGATCTTCTAAATCTTGGGGTTCAATTCCCATTGCATGAGCAAGTTCCAAGCGGTTTGGTTGGCGACCAAATCGATGAGACAGTTCTCTGGAGATGCGTCGCATCTTAGAAAGCTTCTCACTGATATGAATAGGCAGTCGAATAGTACGTGCACTATTGTCAATAGCGCGTGTCATGCCTTGACGGATCCACCAATAAGCATATGTAGAAAATTTATATCCCATTGCAGGGTCAAACTTGTCCACAGCTCTTTCAAGCCCAATAGCACCTTCCTGAACAAGATCTAATAGCTCTAAACCTTGATTTTGATATTTCTTTGCCACGCTTACTACTAAGCGAAGATTAGCAGCCATCATTCGATCTCTAGCTCGTTTCCCCATACGAATTTGATGCCGTTGACGTGGATTTTGTTCTTCTAGGGGTACTTCCAATAATTTTTTCATTTTCTGAACGTGGTGAGCGAGTTCTATTTCTTCAGCTGGTGTGAGCAGTGGAACTCTTCCGATGCTGCTTAGATAAAAACCAATCGCATCAGTCCCTAGTCGGCCACCAGTTCGTTGGTGATTACGAGAGCCGTTCCCTCGTCGATTACTTTTTTCTCCACGCTGTTTCTTTGTTGATGGCAACACAGCTTCTGGTGATTGTGCACTAGAAGTACCCTGTGTAGATTCCAGAGGGATCCCCATCACCCTGGCCTCCTATATTTAGATTTGGCCGGAATTTAGCACTTAAAAAGGATAGTAGACATAACAAATTGGAAATCTTTCAGTAACCCTTGAAAAATATCAAAAATTTCTCAATAGCACTTAGGTAAGAATACAGTCAAAAAAACGAATTTGATAGTGGAAGATGAGGATAATCCTAGTCAGACTTGAATTAAGTATTTTTGCTTTGTTGTTTATTCCATCGCTCTATTAATTGCTGTTGAGCACATCTTATTTCTGTTTCTGGTTGGCGCTGGATAAAGCTGCCATCACTTTGCATAACCCATGCTTCTCGATTGTCGTTGAAATAAAGACTTAGGAGTTCTTCTAGTTCTTTGCTTAATTTGGGTGAGTGAATTGGTGTGACTGCTTCAACGCGTCTGTCTAAGTTTCGCCTCATCCAGTCGGCACTTCCTAGATAAGCTTCTGGTTTGCCATTATTGGCAAACCAGAAAATTCTTGAATGCTCTAGAAATCTTCCAATAATGCTTATGACTTTAATATTTTCGCTGATTTCTTTGCGACCTGGATATAGACAACACATTCCTCTGACAATTAGGTCGATTTTTACTCCTGTGCTTGATGCTTCATATAGAAGATTAATAATATTTGGATCTACTAGTGAATTCATTTTTGCCTTTATATGAGCATTTTTTCCGTTTTTCGCGTGTTTAATTTCTCTGCGTATTAGAGATTCGAATCTTTCCCTCAATGTTACTGGTGCTACTAATAATTTTCTATAGGATTGTTGTTTTGAAAAACCAGTTAAATAGTTAAATAACTCCACTAAATCCTGTCCTAACTCTGGCTGTGCAGATAATAAACTTAGATCTGTATAAAGTTTAGATGTTTTTGAATTATAATTTCCTGTTCCAATATGGAAATAACTTCTTAGTCGCTCTTTTTCTTTTCTTACTACTAAAGCAATTTTTGTGTGTGTTTTCAATCCAACAACACCATAGACAACGTGTACTCCTGATTGTTCAAGATGTTTAGCCCATTGAATATTATTATCTTCATCAAATCGTGCCTTTAATTCAACTAAGGCCATTACTTGCTTGCCGTTTTCAGCTGCACGTATTAGCGCGGCAATGATGGGAGAATCTTTGGAGATTCTGTATAGTGTCATCTTGATCCCCATTACCATCGGATCATCAGCTGCTTGATTTATGAATTCTTCTACTGAAGTTGTAAAAAGATCATATGGATGGTGGAGAAGTAAATCTTCTCTGCGAATTATTGAGAAGATACTTTTGAATTCTTCTTTTTTGATGGATCCATCTTCTAATAATCCTCTTTGACTATTTTGGAGTGATTTATGAGTTACGCCTTGATGAGATTCAATTTTGAGATTAGGAAGATTGATTTTTGTCAAACTAAATAGTTCATCTAGTCCTAAGAAGCCCTGAACCTGATATAGGTCTTCTGCATTGACAGCCATCCCTTCCATTAGCAAATTCAAAATTATCTTTGGCATTTTCTCGGATACTTCAAGCCTTACTACCTCACCTCCTATCCGTCGTTTTTGAAGGCCTTGTTCAAGAGCACTCATAAGGTCATCGGCTTCAATGTCTCTTAGCTCCAGGTCGGCATCTCTTGTGACTCGAAAAAAGTAGTGCTCTTCAATTTTCATGCCAGGAAAAAGCATGTTTAAATTAAATCCAACTACTTGCTCTATTGGTATACAGATATGAATTGGCTTTGGCTCTATTTCACTGAATTCGGTAGGAATAGATATAAAGCGGTCCATAGTTTTTTGCGGTATTTTTACTCTGGCAAATTGCCGTTGATTTGTTTCAGGATCTATTATCATTGCAGCAACATTTAGGCTTAGATTGCTTACAAATGGGAAGGGATGTGCAGGATCAACAGCTAGTGGAGTGAGAACTGGGAAAATAGCTGTTTGGAAATAGTTGTTAATCCATAGTTTTTGGCGAGAATTGAGTTCTTCATAATCGAGCAGCTGAACATTTTTTTTAAAAAGGTTGCTTTTTAAATGCTTAACATAGTGAGTTTGTTGCTTTTTTAGTAAGGGCGTTAGTACACATCTAATATCTTTAAGTTGTTGTTCAGGCGTTTTTCCATCTTCGCTTTTTTTGGTTATGCCAGCTTCTACTTGTGTTTTTAGAGAGGCTACACGAACCATAAAAAATTCATCGAGGTTGTTACTGAAGATCGCACTAAATTTTGCTTGCTCTAGTAGCGGTGTTCGTTCATCAAGCGCTTGTGCAAGAACTCTTTTGTTGAATTCGATCCAGCTCAATTCTCGATTGATGTAAGTGGTTTGTTTTTTGATATTTTTAGTCATTGATTAACATGTGTTTTCGTATTAGGGGTGCTTAGAAAGTTATTTAGCATGCACTAAGAAGTGTGTGGGTGCGATCTTTTAATTAGATATTGGTTGCTTTTTGTTTCTAGGTAATGCATTACCTGAGACCAAAGCAATCACAATTATTAAAAGACAAGTTGTGCCATAGAACGGACTTCTTTGCCCTAAAAGGTCATAGCAAATACCTGCTGCACTTGCACCTAGAAAAGTACCCAAACTTTGTAGCCCTTGAAGACTCCCAAGCACAGCTCCTTGACCTGTTGCATTTAATCGTCTTGATATTAGTGCGCGTAAACAAGGTGTGACTAAGCCAGTTCCAATCGCTAAAACGCCGACAGCGTTGAAAACCATTGGAATTGAATTTTCTGTGTTAGCAAGAGTTAAAAGAATGCAGCCTGCAATAACGAATCCTATCCCTGTCAATGTGAGACGCCATTCTCCGAAACGCTTCACCAGTGGGCCAATCAATCCTCCTTGCACGACCATTGCGACAACCCCAACTATGACAAAAGCTTGGCTGGATTGTTGAGGCGTCCAACTAAAGGCCTCTTTGAGATAAAGGACTAAAACAGCTGTGAAGCCATTGAAGGCCATGAAAAAAACAAAGAATGCTACACATAGTCGTCTTGATAAGGGGTTGATGAAGACAAGACGGAGTTGAGTAAATGGATTGAGTTCTCTTTTGCGTATGAAGGAGTTACGTGCCTTTTTAGGAAGGGTTTCGGGCAGTATCCATATGACTAAAAACAAGTTTATTAGGGCAAATAGTGTTGCTGCCCAAACAGGCAGCGTGACACTAAATCTTGCGAGAGCTGTGCCTAGACCAGGTCCAAGTACGAATCCCAGGCCAAAGGCAACACCTATGAGACCGAAAGTTTTTGCACGGTTTTCGGGCGTGGAGATGTCCGCCAAGACGGCCGTAGCAGTAGCTGCAGTTCCTCCACTAGCTCCATCGATGACTCTTGCAATAAAAAGGAGTAATAGCGGTAGGCCAGTCCCCCAAATTGGTAAGAAATTATTCCAGTTGAGGCTGACTGTTACCGCAAATAGAAACAGTCCTATTACCGAACCGGATACGCAAGTGATAATTACTGGTTTTCTACCAAAGCGATCACTCAGAGCACCTATTAAAGGTGCTACTGCGAATTGCGAAATCGCGTAAGTTCCTGCTAAAAGGCCAAGTGTGCTTCCATTAGTAGTAAATCGTTCCAACAGAAATGGAAGCAAGGGAAAGACGATTGTTTCTCCTAGCCTGTCATTTAATAGTGTTATGAAAGCACTAAGAAGAGTAGGAACCTTGGGCAAGTGCACAGATGTAAGTTTCTGGATTCATTTCACCATCCCACACAGCTTGTTAATTGACGTGCTGAGGTTGTAATCAGATGCTGATCAAGTATGAATTGCACCCACTTCGAGCTTCTGAACATGAAGTTGTTAGGGAAGTGTATTCAGATGCAATTGAATCTCAAGGGGATCGTTTTTATACAAAAAGGCAAATTCAGGCCTGGTCTGGCTTGGCTTGGTTGCCAGGTTTTCTGGATAGATCACTGGAGGAAGGAAGAGGTTGGGTTAGTGTTGAGCAACAGCAACTGGAAGCATTTGCTGTGAGATATCCTTTAAACCGGTTGGCACTACTCTACTGTCGTGGTCGATCTGCTCGCAGAGGTCATGCAAATGCTTTGTTAGATCGATTGGAATTAGAAGCTAGGGAAGAAGGTCAAACTGAATTACTAACTGAAGCAAGTTTTTTGAGTTATCCATTGTTATTACGACGTGGCTGGAAACTCATATCTCCTGAAGCTCTAGAGATAGGTGGGGTGAGTTTTGATCGGTATCGTATGAAAAAAAAGCTTTGAATTAAGGGCTATTTCTCGGCCTTTCTCAATACGTTGATTTTTTTTCTCCATGAAATTAATTCTTCGAGAGTTTGTTTTGCTAATCCTTTTCTCATAATGATATCTGCCTTATTTAGTCCTGCTTCAAGACTTTTTGCTTGGCCTGCCAACCATAAGTAGACCCCTGCATTCCAATGAACTGCTGTTTGGAAAGGGCCTTTATTTTCAAGTGCTTGTATGGCTAACTTGCGCCATTCATCTAGATTGCTCCATTCAATATCTTGACCAGAACAATCGTGATCATTTGCATGAAGGATTGTTCGTTTGAATTGATTGTGTGTGATACGCCCTGTTATGCATGCACGACTTATTGGAAGATCTATTCCACCTTCAAGGCCTTTAATTGAAATGAGATCTTTTTCTCCAATAAGCGCAAGAGCTTTGTAGGCTCTTGCTTCGGTGGGAGGATGAACAAATCCACTTACAAGTAAATGTTCTCCTTTGTGAGCGGTCCATATGAGCTCCATGCTTGCTAATGGAGGTCGTTTGCCAAGCTCTTCTCGATAATCAATGAGACTATCTGCTAAAGGGAAGTGATCTGGTTGATGAATTAGTGCCAGTCCATTTTCATCAAAGCAAGTTTGTAATTCTTGAATTGATAGTCCTGTTAATTGAAGGCCCAGCACTTCAAATAGTTCAGCTGTAGTGAGTCCAAATTTGATAGGCATACGCTTTCCACCCTGTAATACGACTGGTTGTTTTGCACTTAAAAGCACTAGTGTTGTTAAGGGATAGATGGGTACTGTTCGGTTGCGTCCATCGAAAGGCATGCCAAAGCATATGGGCCGAGTCTGTTTTTCCTTTGACGTTAGTTTTGGTCCTAATTCTGAGTAGGCATCTATCATTCCAGCGAGTTCTTGTGCTTCCGGTCGTCGAATACGATGCGCAATCATGAATGCTCCGATTTGAGCAGGAGTGGCCTGCCCCTGAAGAATTATTTTTAGAGCCTCTGCAGACTCTTCACGGCTCAACCCACGACTCGTATGTTCTCCACTACCAATTTTGCGGAGAAAGGTTTTAAATTCCTCTTTGCGTTCAAACACTTTGGGATGATGTTTTTAGGAAATCGTTCTTCAGTTCCTATTGCCGTTGTAGTAGTAGTTGCTACGAATCTTTGATTTGATGTGTGAATCAAAAAATCTGAAGATTCATATGACCTCTACAAAAAAGGACTTATTGACATTTTAATTGTTTTGAAAATGATCATTACGAAGGCCGATTATCCTCCTTTTGGTCCATTGAGATTGGCTGCGAATTGTTTTGTTATGCAGTTATGTGTGTAGAACCATTTCCTTGGATACCTAGAGGTTTTAAATAGATGGAAATTGGTTTCAAATGGATTCCCTGTCTTGGCGCATGGTCAGTATGGTTTTCCATGGTTCAAGCTTTAGTAAGACAGGAGCTGCAATTGCAATTTTCAGCAATGCCGAATGAACTGGTCCATTGGGTATAAGCTAATCGCTTTTTCACTAACTACTTTTGCTAAAAAATTTGGGCTTTCTCACCTTTTCTTTGCATTGATCTTTTTCTACTGACATGCTTTGTGCACACTGCGAGAAATATGATATTTCCTGGGCATTTATTCAATTTGCCTTGGATTCAAAGAACTGTTGAAACTGCTTCTATGACTGAGGATAAATATGGAACTGTGTATCTCGTGGGGGGAGGCCCTGGTGACCCTGACTTGTTGACAGTTAAGGCGCAACGTTTGTTAGGGCAATGTGATGCTCTTGTTTACGACTCTTTAGTGCCTCAGGAATTACTTGAATTGGTTTCAAAGTCTTGTCAACTATATTTTGTTGGGAAGCGACGAGGCCATCATTCCATCCCTCAGTCGAAAATTAATTCTGTTCTCCGTGAAATGGCTCGCACCTATTCTTGTGTAGTTCGTCTTAAGGGTGGGGATCCTTTTTTATTTGGAAGGGGAGCAGAAGAAGCAGCTTATTTAGAATCTCATGGAGTCCCTGTAGAAGTTGTTCCTGGTGTTACGGCTGGAATTGCGGTGCCTGCATATGCAGGAATTCCTGTTACTCATAGACGCGCGGGTTCTTCTGTCACTTTTGTTACGGGACATGAGGGCATTGATAAAATTCGGCCTTTTGTAAATTGGCGGGCCCTTGCTTTGGCGAGTGATGGACTGGTTATTTATATGGGTCTACATAATCTTCAATACATCGTTGATGAATTGATCGCAGGTGGATTGAATCCATCCACAACATCAGCCGTTATTCAGCAGGGCACAGTGATTGGACAGAGATGTTTAAAAGCTCCATTGCATGATCTTGTTGGAGAAGTAAAAAGACTGGAATTTGCTTCCCCTTCGATTGTGATGATTGGTCCATATATAGATTTTCAAGTGGCAACATCTGCTCCCCAACCAGCTAATGTCACGATGCCAATAACATTTTGATTGGCTTGATCACAAAAGCTTGATCTCTAATAAAGATAGCCAAAATGCTTTTGGATTAGCATTCATAGTTAGATATTGATTATTTAATTTTTTAATAGCTCTACAGCTAAGACTATTAATTAGTAGCCATTCATCTTTTGGAAAAGGTTGTGCATTAATTGTCTCTTCTTTGATTATTCCAGCATCTAAACCTTGTTGCCTCATAACTCCCGCTAAACACCCACTTTTTAAGGGTGGTGTTAGCCATTGATTGTTACGCTTGACTAAAAGATTAGATGTTGTCCCACAAGATATCTCGCCGCTATTACTGAGTAATAAAGCATCGTCATAACCCGCAATATTTGCTTCTGATTTTGCTTGGATTGCTTGACCATAAGCAAATGTTTTGCATCTACTGATTTGACTATTGGCATTACGCATCTCATTACGACTAATAATCGTCGATATGCATTCGAACTGTGGTTCGCCATCATTGATTTCGAGCCAAAAACGATGACTTGACGCTTCGTTTTTATCTGTAGATATTTTGATATTTCGAGAATAATTGTCCCCTCTAGTCCAATTAAGTCGTAGTACACCATTTCTGTTGTTCAACGATAGTCGTTGTATTGCCTCATCAATCAGAGGTCTCAACCACTCTTCTGAAGGAGGTGATGCCATCCTTAATATTGATGCACTACGCTTCCAGCGATTGAGGTGATTGGTAAGCAATTGAACTTTGCCTTTGTAAATTAAAAGGGTTTCAAAAATTCCATCTCCGAGGGTTAAGCCTCGGTCACAGATTGGAATGGCCAGTTCGCTTGCATTGCCCCATACACCGTTGATCCAGGCGATGTTGTTATTTAGGTTATGGTTCATTGTAATGCCTCTAATAGGGGCATTAATTTCCATTTAAGCTCCTGAGATTCGTCAATTGGGTCAGAATCAGCAACAATTCCACAGCCAGCATTAGCTCGTAGTGTTTTGTTTTTCATCATTATGGAGCGAATAAGAATATTGCTATCGAAAGTGCCGTCCCAGTCGATATGCAATATTGAACCGCAATATGGACCTCTCGCTGTTGGTTCAAGCTCATGTAGACGTTGGCAGGCTCGTAGTTTAGGTGCACCACTAATAGAGCCTCCTGGCCAAGCAGCTTCTATTAAATCTATCCAAGTTTTATTCGGCTCTAAGTCCCCGTGGATTACTGAAGTAAGATGATGAACTTGCGAGTAACTTTCTAATCCTACTAATTGGGGAACACATATTGATCCTGGTTTGCACACTCTTCCTAGATCGTTTCGTAGCAGGTCGACGATCATTACATTCTCTGCTCTGTCCTTAGGACTGCATACAAGCTCCATGGCCATAGCCGCATCTTTATTGCGTTCAGAATGCCGTGGTCTAGTGCCTTTGATTGGCCTTGTTTCGACTTTACCTGTTGGCTCTACTTTCAGAAAACGTTCTGGTGAAGAGGAGATGATAGCTTCATTTCTTGCTGCTCCTGCACCTATTACAACACCTCCAAAGGGTGATGGAGACTTTTTTCGGAGCCGTTGAAAAAGATCAATAGCATTTATTTTTTTTGTTAATGAGGTAGTGCAGCAGGCTGTAAGATTTGCCTGAAAAATGTCTCCACGAGCTATTAAGTCTTTTATAAGATTGACATTGCGGGAATATTCATCTTCTTTTGTAAGCCATATCCATGCATCAATGGGAATTCCATATAACTCCTTTATTTGTGATTCTTTAGCATCTTCTTGATGCATGGAAACTTGTTCTAACCAGGTTGCAAACTTTTGGTACCGATCTTTGTTGTGGCCTTCGAGCCAGAGTTGTTGTTTGTGAACATCAAATCTCAATATAGGATCATGAGATGCAATCCATAAAGTTGCCATTTCATCAGATTTCCATGGATTGCATGGCTCTATCCATGCACCTGCTTCGTAGCCAAGCCAACCAGTCCAGTGACCTGGTGTTAAGTTTCTGAGCACTTCAAAAGGATTGACTGCTTTTTTGTCTCCAGGTATTCCATGACAGGTGGCCTGTGCAATTGGATTTGCGGCTAGCGTTATCCATCTACCCATTTGACTTCCGTCACCATCTAGCCATATAAAGCCAGCTTCTCCCCATTGGTTGATTAATTTCTGAGCTAATAGCTCAGGTGGTTGCCAACGATATTGTTGTCGCTTTGGAATTATCACAATTGGCTATTGCTACATAGGTCTATACGTCCTGCTTTTTTTAATGCTTCATCTCGAATACGACAGCTATCACATTGACCACAGGCTTGTTTTTGTCCTTTATAACAGCTCCATGTTCTCTCGATTGGTATTTTCAATCTCAAAGCTTCTTCCACAATTTGTATTTTTTCCCAATGGATAAGTGGAGCCCATAGTTCTGTTCCATGGCCTTCGCGAGCAGCTTTACTGGAGAGATTGGCAAGTTTTTGGTATGCTAAAAGATAATCAGCACGACAATCAGGATAACCTGAGTAATCCATAGCATTGATTCCTAGTATGAGTTGATTAGCTCCACGGGCTTCTGCAAAGCTCAGTCCAATAGCTATAAAAACAGTATTTCTGCCAGGGACATAGGTGTTTGGTATTACTCCTTTCATTACTCCTTTAATGGGTATTGATTGCTTTACATCTGTTAGAGAAGAGCCGCCCCAAGCTGCCAAGTTGATATCGATGGTTTGATGCTCATGCAGTTCCAAGTAATTAGCTATATAAGCTGCAGCTTCTAATTCACGATGATGCCTTTGTCCATAATTGAACGATAGACCTATGACGTTTTGGCCTGCTTCTTTGGCTATTGCAGCAGCTGTTGCAGAATCTAAACCTCCTGAAAGAAGGGCAATAGATGTATTGTTTCTCATCTGTCTAAATACGTTGATTTAGCGTATTTTGAGCCATTTGTGGGTTTGCATGCTAAGTCTCCATTGAGGATTGCTTTTGACGTATTCAAAAGCCAAGGTTAAGCCTTGCTCATTATTCCATCCTGGTTGAAGAAATAATAAAGGTCCTTTCATTTTTTTGGTTTGTTTGGCGATATGTTCGGCAAAGACTAAATCCTCTTTGTCATGTATGACTACTTTTAACTCTTGACATGCTTTTATCAGTGCTATCCGGGGAGGAGCATGTCGTTTTGGAGATAGTGTTATCCAGTTAGGGCTACCGCTTAGTGGATCCACTCCACTAGTTTCTAAATGAATGGGTAAAGCCATTTGGTTTTTGGTGGCTGTGGCTTTTCTGATTGAATCGCAAAGGGGTTCTAGATTGTGATGCAATGGTTCTCCTCCAGTAATCACTACAAAAGACGCTCCTTCTGATCTTGCCTTTATTGTCTCTTCTGATAGTTGGATGATGCTTTCTTCTTGAGAAACATGCTTTGACCACGAGTTTTTAGTATCACACCAGGAACATTGCACGTTGCAACTTGCAAGCCTAATAAAAAAGGCACTTCGACCAGAGTGTGCTCCTTCTCCTTGCAAGGAATGGAATCGCTCCACAACCGGTAGTGTGGATGACATTAAGATTGCTTGGGTAACACTTTCTCTACCGCAGATTTTGTTTGCTGTATTGCTTCATTAGGTGAACCAGGAAGACGTAATTGAGCTGCTTGAATTAACCCTTTAAATAGAGGATGAGGTTTTCCAGGGCGTGATAAGAATTCAGGATGGTATTGGCATGCTGTGAAGAAGGGATGTCCTTTTAGCTCGATAAGCTCTACAAGACGACCATCTGGCGACGTACCGCTTATGGAATATCCAGATTCAATAAATAGATTTCGATATGAGTTATTGAATTCATAGCGATGTCGATGACGTTCATAAACGACTTGCTCGCCATAAAGTTTTTGCACCATTGTGTCCAACTTCAGTCGGCAAGGATAGACCCCTAGCCTCATTGTTCCACCTAGATCCACTACGTCTTGTTGTTCAGGAAGTAAATGAATAACTGGATGCTCTGTGTTTGGATCAAGTTCAGAGCTAGTTGCGCCGATGAGGCCCGCTTGATTGCGAGCCCATTCAATGACGGCGCATTGCATTCCTAAGCACAGTCCAAGGAATGGAATACGTTGCTCCCTTGCCCATCTGATTGATGTGATTTTGCCATCTACTCCACGATTTCCAAATCCACCGGGAACTACAACAGCATCCATGCTCTTCAGAAGTCTTTCTGGTCCTTCAGTCTCGATTTTCTCTGCAGAAACCCAGTGAAGATCTAGAGAGGCATCTTGTGCAATACAGGCATGGCGGAGTGCCTCGACTACCGAAAGGTAGGCGTCGTTTAACTGAACATATTTACCAACCAAGGCTACTTTCACTGCAGGTCCAGGGTGACGAAGCTTGTGAACTATGTCTGCCCAATTTTGCAAATCACATTCATGATCTTTCAAATCAAGCACTTCCAGTATTTCTCGACATAGACCTTCTTCTTTGAGAGCCAGAGGAACTGAATAGATACTGTCTGCATCTAATGAAGGGATTACGGCTCGGTCTTTAACCCCACAAAAGCCGCTGATTTTTTTTCGTAATTCATTATTTATTGGTCTATCACTACGACATACCAATAAGTCTGGTTGTATCCCGATAGAGCGCAACTCCTTTACTGAGTGTTGCGTAGGTTTGGTTTTTAATTCACCAGATGTGCCAATAAATGGCAAAAGTGTTACGTGAATATAAGCAATATCATTTCGCCCTACATCACCTCTGAATTCACGAATTGCTTCTAGAAAGGGTAGTGATTCAATATCACCAACAGTTCCCCCTATCTCAGTTATTACAACATCAGCTGCACTATTAGCAGCTACTCGATGAATTCGCTCACGAATTTCACCAGTAATGTGGGGGATGACTTGGACGGTCCCTCCTTCGTAGTCTCCTCGTCTTTCTTTATTAATGACGGATTGGTATATCGATCCAGTTGTCACACTGTTCAATCGAGACATTGCTGTGTCAGTAAAACGTTCGTAATGACCTAGATCTAAGTCTGTTTCGGCGCCATCTTCGGTTACGAATACTTCTCCATGTTGAAAGGGACTCATTGTCCCTGGGTCTACATTTAGATAAGGATCAAGTTTTAAGATTGATACGTTGTAGCCGCGTGATTTTAGAAGCCGGCCAAGGCTTGCTGCAACGATTCCTTTGCCGATGCTTGAAACAACTCCACCGGTTACGAAGACAAACTTTGCCATTTACTTCTAAGTGACTCTTTAAAGTACCTCCTAGATCTATTAGACCAAAAAAATTAAAAGGTTTCTTTGTGACTGGTCAATTTTCTCCATAATTCCCAAGTGCCATTTATTCCTAGAGATGTAATACTTTGTTTGGTTTCCATTTTAAAGATCAGGTCTGATTGCAGTATTGATTGAGTTATGTATGTGAGTTATCTCTTTTTATCTGCTTTCTTAAGTGTTTTTACTCCTTTCTTGAGTGGATGGATTATTTAGTTTTTGCATTTTTATTCGGGATCTATCCAAGTGCTAGCAACATGAAGTTCTTTGAGTTGATTGTCTTTTGCCGCTCCTGGAGCTTCTGTCATTAAGCAACGAGCTTGTTGAGTTTTTGGGAATGCGATTGTGTCTCGAATTGATTCTTCACCAGCAAGTAACATGACAATTCTGTCTAGGCCAAACGCTAGTCCACCATGGGGGGGAGCACCCATGGTGAGAGCTTCCATCAAAAAGCCGAACTGTTTTTTTGCTTCATTTTCAGGTAGTCCGATTGTCTTTAAGACTTGATTTTGTAGTTCTGGGTCATGGATTCTCAGTGACCCTCCACCAATTTCCAGGCCATTTAAAACGAGGTCATAAGCTTGTGCACGAGCTTTAGGGAGTTTTTCTTTCCATTCGTGCTTCTGACCTAAATCTTTTTGATGTGGCGCACAAAAGGGGTGATGTAATGCTTCAAGGCGTTTTTCTTCAGTATTAAATTCAAACATAGGGAAATCAATTACCCAAAGAAAATTCGGATATTGCTTATTCTTTTCTTGATTAATCAGCTTGAGTTCATTTGCGATAAATTGTCTGACTCGATCAAGGGCTTTGTTGACTATTTCAGTTTTTCCAGCACCAAATAAAATAAGATCTCCTTCTTCAGCACCAGTCTTTTTGAGAAGAGCTTGTTTTTGCTCAGCGCTGATATTGTCCTTTATTGCTCCAATAGTATCAATTGCACCTTCTTGCCGTACTTTTATAAAAGCAAGGCCACCTGCACCGGCTTTTTGGGCTTCACTGAAAACATCTCCCCCTGGTTTAATACGTACGTTACTAAGACTATTGTTTCCATTTTTAACAGTGATGCATTTCACTGAGCCTCCTGCAGCGACCGCTCCAGAGAAAACTTTGAATCCGATTTCTCTAACAATTTCATTAACCTCAATTAATTCCATTCCATAGCGAGTATCTGGCCTATCTGTTCCATAACGTGCCATTGATTCATGCCATGTCAGTCTTGGAAAAGGGAGGCTTAGATTGATTCCTTTGACTTCTTTCCATATTGCTGCGATTAGCTTTTC comes from Prochlorococcus sp. MIT 1307 and encodes:
- the aspS gene encoding aspartate--tRNA ligase; this encodes MRSNGCGELRTKHINSNVQLCGWVDRCRDHGGVIFIDLRDWSGTVQITVDPDQGDKLFAVAENLRNETVLQIKGKVRSRPKEAINEKLNTGKIEVLANELNVLNQVKGNLPFTVSIHDEEPVREELRLRHRYLDLRRERMNQNLRLRHLTIKTARHFLENEGFIEIETPVLTRSTPEGARDYLVPSRVCGGEWFALPQSPQLFKQLLMVGGIERYYQVARCFRDEDLRSDRQPEFTQLDLEMSFMSQEEILNLNEKLIAAIWKEVKGINLSLPFPRLTWHESMARYGTDRPDTRYGMELIEVNEIVREIGFKVFSGAVAAGGSVKCITVKNGNNSLSNVRIKPGGDVFSEAQKAGAGGLAFIKVRQEGAIDTIGAIKDNISAEQKQALLKKTGAEEGDLILFGAGKTEIVNKALDRVRQFIANELKLINQEKNKQYPNFLWVIDFPMFEFNTEEKRLEALHHPFCAPHQKDLGQKHEWKEKLPKARAQAYDLVLNGLEIGGGSLRIHDPELQNQVLKTIGLPENEAKKQFGFLMEALTMGAPPHGGLAFGLDRIVMLLAGEESIRDTIAFPKTQQARCLMTEAPGAAKDNQLKELHVASTWIDPE
- a CDS encoding CTP synthase, producing MAKFVFVTGGVVSSIGKGIVAASLGRLLKSRGYNVSILKLDPYLNVDPGTMSPFQHGEVFVTEDGAETDLDLGHYERFTDTAMSRLNSVTTGSIYQSVINKERRGDYEGGTVQVIPHITGEIRERIHRVAANSAADVVITEIGGTVGDIESLPFLEAIREFRGDVGRNDIAYIHVTLLPFIGTSGELKTKPTQHSVKELRSIGIQPDLLVCRSDRPINNELRKKISGFCGVKDRAVIPSLDADSIYSVPLALKEEGLCREILEVLDLKDHECDLQNWADIVHKLRHPGPAVKVALVGKYVQLNDAYLSVVEALRHACIAQDASLDLHWVSAEKIETEGPERLLKSMDAVVVPGGFGNRGVDGKITSIRWAREQRIPFLGLCLGMQCAVIEWARNQAGLIGATSSELDPNTEHPVIHLLPEQQDVVDLGGTMRLGVYPCRLKLDTMVQKLYGEQVVYERHRHRYEFNNSYRNLFIESGYSISGTSPDGRLVELIELKGHPFFTACQYHPEFLSRPGKPHPLFKGLIQAAQLRLPGSPNEAIQQTKSAVEKVLPKQS